From one Triticum urartu cultivar G1812 chromosome 3, Tu2.1, whole genome shotgun sequence genomic stretch:
- the LOC125545097 gene encoding senescence-induced receptor-like serine/threonine-protein kinase, which yields MVISFSCSASRKLTGILALLFMMTRVYGQSTSGFISIDCGNRRTNKDSTTGIQYHSDHRFVDGGLSHKISTEFMDDAANEQQKTLRSFPQGSRNCYTLLSATGKKFLVRAMFTYGNYDGLNSTMSGSVFRFGLHIGVNVWEAVNLTNWDPSSTIWKEVLTVAPGNNLLVCLINFGTGTPFMSSLELRPLQDVMYPFVNSSVSISYFRRIRFGQATEFITRYPLDPYDRFWEGWSFSYNTYPWMTLNTSSPVRRLPGDNTFQVPEGILQQASTLDTNYSFFEINVAVGPNLDPTNLQLLPIFHFAEVVDNNPNRSFNIYSGDEMLFPDFSPSRSQVDSMHQNGRFLHNPAASFLLNKTNNSVLPPLINAFELYSLVRMDNLTTDSKDVKYMKEVKKHYSVARINWNGDPCSPREYSWEGLTCDYSKSNPNPRIVAVNLSTSGLKGGLTILFMNMVSLETLDLSHNNLTGGIPEYEMKSMKVFDLSYNQLDGPIPHSILQRYQAGLLDLRLEGNPICSKFKDTYCSNKKKSTTPIMLIAVIVPVVLVSLLVVMGTLWKLYWKGKSGDDKEYAMYEEEETPLHIDIRRFTYAELKFITNDFQSIIGEGGFGIVYHGTLENGDEVAVKVLKETSISESTDFLPEVQTLSKVHHKNLVTLQGYCQNKKCLALVYDFMPRGNLKQLLKGGDDYSLTWEQRLHIALDAAQGLEYLHKACTPSIVHRDVKTPNILLDKNMVGVISDFGLSRAFNDAHTHISTVAAGTLGYLDPEYHATFQLTVKTDVYSFGIVLLEIITGQSPVVMDPQAVHLPNWVRQKIANGSIHDVADKKLLDLYDATSLQSVVDLAMNCLENAAINRPTMTEVASRLKVWLPAVSGTPRHTDSMDTEIPRQFRLMISRARNEGISFQSGYTNGISQTSLFSGR from the exons ATGGTGATCAGCTTCAGTTGCTCAGCAAGTAGAAAACTGACGGGGATCTTGGCCTTGCTGTTCATGATGACCCGAGTCTATGGCCAGTCTACTTCGG GGTTCATAAGCATCGATTGCGGAAACAGACGCACCAACAAGGACAGCACAACAGGAATACAATACCATTCTGATCATCGATTTGTCGATGGTGGATTGAGCCACAAGATTTCAACAGAGTTCATGGATGATGCCGCGAATGAGCAACAAAAAACCTTGAGGAGCTTCCCTCAGGGCTCAAGGAATTGCTACACGCTGCTATCCGCCACTGGTAAGAAGTTTTTGGTGAGGGCTATGTTTACTTATGGCAACTATGATGGGTTGAACAGTACTATGAGCGGATCGGTTTTTCGGTTTGGGCTGCATATCGGTGTCAATGTCTGGGAGGCGGTGAACTTGACCAATTGGGATCCATCaagcacaatatggaaggaggtGCTCACCGTTGCTCCGGGCAACAACCTGTTGGTCTGCCTGATAAACTTCGGTACAGGGACACCGTTCATGTCTTCGTTGGAGCTGAGGCCACTGCAAGATGTGATGTACCCTTTTGTGAATTCTTCGGTGTCAATCAGCTATTTTAGACGGATCAGATTTGGTCAAGCCACTGAATTTATCACAAG ATATCCATTGGACCCGTACGACCGGTTCTGGGAGGGCTGGTCTTTCTCCTACAACACCTACCCCTGGATGACCCTAAACACTAGCAGTCCAGTGAGGAGGCTACCCGGCGACAACACCTTCCAGGTACCAGAGGGCATCCTCCAGCAGGCCAGCACCCTAGACACAAACTACTCCTTCTTCGAGATCAATGTGGCAGTGGGTCCCAACCTGGACCCAACGAACCTGCAGCTTCTCCCGATCTTCCACTTTGCCGAGGTCGTTGACAACAATCCAAATAGGTCGTTCAACATCTACAGCGGCGACGAAATGTTGTTCCCAGACTTCTCACCTTCGCGATCCCAGGTGGACAGCATGCACCAGAATGGGCGCTTCTTGCATAACCCCGCAGCCTCCTTCCTCCTGAACAAGACCAACAACTCGGTGCTCCCACCGCTCATCAATGCGTTCGAGCTGTACTCTCTCGTCCGGATGGATAACCTCACCACTGACTCCAAAGACG TCAAATACATGAAAGAAGTCAAGAAGCACTACAGTGTGGCACGAATAAACTGGAATGGTGATCCATGCTCACCGAGAGAGTATTCCTGGGAAGGTTTGACTTGCGACTACTCTAAGAGCAACCCGAATCCGAGGATTGTCGCAGT AAATCTGTCTACCAGCGGACTGAAAGGTGGATTAACCATATTATTCATGAACATGGTATCACTGGAAACCCT GGATTTGTCACACAACAATTTGACAGGAGGTATTCCAGAGTACGAAATGAAGTCAATGAAAGTTTT CGATTTGTCATATAACCAGCTCGATGGACCAATCCCTCATTCTATTCTTCAAAGATATCAGGCTGGTCTGCTTGACTTAAG ATTAGAAGGCAATCCTATATGCTCAAAATTCAAAGATACGTATTGCTCAAATAAGAAGAAGAGCACCACACCCATCATGCTCATTGCAGTGATAGTTCCTGTGGTACTGGTGTCCCTCCTAGTAGTGATGGGCACACTCTGGAAGTTATACTGGAAAG GGAAGTCGGGAGACGATAAAGAGTATGCTATGTATGAAGAGGAGGAGACTCCCCTACATATTGATATCAGACGGTTCACGTATGCAGAGCTGAAGTTCATAACTAATGACTTCCAATCAATCATTGGAGAAGGAGGTTTTGGTATTGTTTATCATGGCACACTGGAAAATGGTGATGAGGTAGCTGTTAAGGTGCTTAAGGAGACATCAATATCAGAATCAACAGACTTCCTCCCTGAG GTGCAAACCTTGTCCAAAGTTCATCACAAGAATCTCGTGACTTTGCAAGGATATTGCCAGAACAAGAAGTGCCTTGCACTCGTTTATGACTTCATGCCTAGAGGAAATCTTAAACAGCTTTTAAAAGGAG GAGATGACTATAGTTTGACCTGGGAACAGCGACTTCATATTGCCCTTGATGCTGCGCAAG GACTGGAGTATCTACACAAGGCATGCACCCCATCAATAGTGCACAGAGATGTCAAGACCCCAAACATCCTTCTGGACAAGAATATGGTGGGGGTAATATCTGATTTCGGGCTTTCACGGGCTTTTAACGATGCCCACACACACATATCTACTGTTGCTGCTGGCACTCTTGGCTACCTCGACCCTGagtaccatgcaactttccaacTCACTGTCAAGACAGACGTTTACAGCTTCGGCATCGTGCTCTTGGAGATCATCACCGGCCAATCCCCAGTAGTTATGGACCCTCAAGCTGTCCACCTACCAAATTGGGTGCGGCAAAAGATAGCTAACGGCAGCATTCACGATGTTGCAGACAAGAAACTGCTGGATCTGTACGATGCCACTTCCCTGCAGAGTGTAGTGGACCTGGCCATGAACTGCCTCGAAAACGCAGCCATCAACAGGCCGACCATGACCGAGGTTGCTTCAAGGCTCAAAGTGTGGTTGCCAGCTGTTTCTGGGACCCCTCGACATACGGACTCCATGGATACTGAAATTCCAAGGCAGTTCCGGCTGATGATTTCAAGAGCAAGAAACGAGGGGATATCCTTCCAGTCTGGCTATACCAATGGGATTTCACAAACGAGCCTCTTTTCTGGACGGTGA